In the Deltaproteobacteria bacterium genome, one interval contains:
- a CDS encoding ABC transporter permease — translation MTRSRFGLFFFLAPVVLWLGLLIILPHLDLLVMSLRGENEYGEMGWTFRNYLNFFHEPIYWLTFVRTALYSVITTVLTFVLAMPVAFYIVKVARPRTQRFYLVLLLLPFWVSELVRVYGWMILLRESGVINFFLMKIGLTTRPVEMLYNDASMIMGLVYTSMLFMVVPLVSAVESLDDSLIEAAHDLGAGKLTIWWTIVIPHCKAGITSGAIVVFMLCLGNYLTPNLMGGKNSLWFTEQIYNQFIASFNWNQGSAFGFLLLALSSVIIWLGLKVSGQKLGEVAS, via the coding sequence ATGACTCGATCCAGGTTCGGTCTTTTTTTCTTCCTGGCCCCGGTCGTTCTCTGGTTGGGCCTGCTCATCATCCTGCCTCATCTGGACCTTCTGGTCATGAGCCTGAGAGGAGAGAACGAATACGGCGAAATGGGCTGGACTTTTCGAAATTATCTGAATTTTTTCCACGAGCCCATTTATTGGCTGACCTTTGTCCGGACGGCCCTCTATTCGGTGATCACAACGGTTTTGACCTTTGTTCTGGCCATGCCCGTGGCCTTTTACATCGTCAAGGTGGCCAGACCCAGAACACAGCGCTTCTATCTCGTACTTCTTCTTTTGCCATTCTGGGTAAGCGAACTGGTCCGGGTGTATGGGTGGATGATTCTCCTGCGAGAGTCCGGGGTCATCAATTTCTTTCTGATGAAAATCGGACTCACGACCCGGCCGGTGGAAATGCTCTATAACGATGCGAGCATGATCATGGGCCTAGTGTACACGTCCATGCTGTTCATGGTCGTTCCCCTGGTCTCGGCCGTGGAGAGTCTGGACGACAGCCTGATCGAAGCCGCCCACGATCTGGGGGCGGGCAAGCTCACCATCTGGTGGACGATCGTCATTCCCCACTGCAAGGCCGGGATCACTTCCGGGGCCATCGTGGTGTTCATGCTCTGCCTCGGCAACTACCTGACGCCGAATCTCATGGGAGGCAAGAATTCCCTGTGGTTCACGGAACAAATCTACAACCAGTTCATCGCCAGCTTCAACTGGAATCAGGGATCGGCCTTCGGGTTCCTCCTGCTGGCTTTGTCTTCGGTCATCATCTGGCTGGGCCTCAAGGTTTCGGGGCAAAAATTGGGTGAGGTGGCTTCATGA
- a CDS encoding ABC transporter ATP-binding protein, which produces MDNDLSVRSLVKTFGPFRAVDDVSFDVPRGSFFSILGPSGCGKTTILRMVAGFERPTSGVIEIRGQDMDGVPPDKRPVNLVFQHLALFPMMDVAENIAFGLKRRKVPRGEIRRKVEDILERVGLPGFGGKRIGQLSGGQKQRVAIARCLVLEPSVLLLDEPLGALDLKLREQMKVELKTLQATVGTTFIYITHDQSEALVMSDQVAVMNLGKFEQIGTPQELYGQPVSPFVAGFVGDTNTWAGVVTESGRDEVAVRTDEGFVFRARIRGNAETGQRVDLFLRPEAMRIDPQERGGLNLFTVRVKTILFDGANSRLLTATAAGHELLVTLPQNRKFDHIRPGQSIAVGWDPQSGICFRTES; this is translated from the coding sequence ATGGACAACGATCTTTCCGTCCGCTCCCTGGTCAAGACCTTCGGTCCATTTCGGGCCGTGGACGATGTCAGTTTCGATGTCCCCAGGGGATCTTTCTTTTCCATTCTTGGCCCTTCGGGATGCGGCAAGACCACCATCCTGCGCATGGTGGCCGGGTTCGAGCGGCCCACGTCAGGAGTCATCGAGATTCGGGGGCAAGACATGGACGGGGTGCCTCCAGACAAGCGGCCGGTCAATCTCGTTTTCCAGCATCTGGCGCTCTTTCCGATGATGGATGTGGCTGAAAACATAGCTTTCGGCCTGAAACGGCGGAAGGTGCCCAGAGGTGAAATCCGGCGAAAAGTCGAAGACATCCTCGAGCGGGTCGGGTTGCCCGGGTTCGGAGGAAAGAGAATCGGCCAGCTCTCAGGGGGGCAGAAGCAGCGGGTGGCCATTGCCAGGTGTCTAGTGTTGGAACCGTCGGTTCTTCTTCTGGACGAGCCTTTGGGGGCGTTGGACCTCAAGCTCAGGGAACAGATGAAGGTCGAACTCAAGACCCTACAGGCCACGGTGGGCACGACGTTCATCTACATCACCCACGACCAGTCCGAGGCCCTGGTCATGTCGGACCAGGTGGCGGTCATGAACCTGGGAAAATTCGAGCAGATCGGCACGCCCCAGGAACTCTACGGCCAGCCGGTCTCGCCCTTTGTGGCCGGATTTGTCGGGGACACCAATACCTGGGCCGGGGTCGTAACCGAGTCCGGTCGAGACGAGGTCGCCGTCAGAACCGACGAAGGCTTTGTCTTCAGGGCCAGGATCAGGGGCAATGCCGAAACCGGACAGAGGGTCGACCTTTTCCTCCGGCCCGAAGCCATGCGCATCGACCCGCAGGAGAGGGGAGGCCTTAATCTCTTCACCGTCAGGGTCAAGACCATCCTATTTGACGGGGCCAACAGTCGTCTGTTGACGGCCACGGCGGCCGGGCACGAGCTTTTGGTCACCCTCCCTCAAAATCGCAAATTCGATCACATCAGACCCGGTCAGTCCATCGCCGTCGGATGGGACCCGCAGTCCGGCATCTGCTTCCGGACGGAGTCCTGA